Proteins found in one Actinokineospora alba genomic segment:
- a CDS encoding ferritin: protein MTSQFHKLLQAQIRNEFTASQQYVALAVWFDSQDLPQLAKHFYRQSLEERNHAMMIVQYLLDNDIAITIPGVDDVRNEFEEAAELIALALEQERGVTDDVIALAKVARDEDDYKGEQFMQWFLKEQVEEVSSMSTLLNVVRRANGNLFDVENYLARESVGPQAPDPLAPRAAGGTVA from the coding sequence ATGACTTCCCAGTTCCACAAGCTGCTGCAGGCACAGATCCGCAACGAGTTCACCGCGTCCCAGCAGTATGTCGCCCTCGCGGTGTGGTTCGACAGCCAGGACCTGCCGCAATTGGCGAAGCACTTCTATCGCCAGTCGCTTGAGGAGCGCAACCACGCGATGATGATCGTCCAGTACCTGCTGGACAACGACATCGCCATCACCATCCCCGGCGTCGACGATGTGCGCAACGAGTTCGAGGAAGCCGCCGAACTGATCGCCCTCGCTTTGGAGCAGGAACGCGGCGTGACTGATGACGTCATCGCCTTGGCAAAGGTCGCCCGGGACGAGGACGACTACAAGGGCGAACAGTTCATGCAGTGGTTCTTGAAGGAACAGGTCGAAGAAGTCTCGTCCATGTCCACCCTGCTCAACGTGGTCCGACGCGCGAATGGCAATTTGTTCGACGTCGAGAACTACTTGGCCCGCGAATCGGTCGGCCCCCAGGCCCCGGACCCGCTTGCTCCTCGCGCCGCAGGTGGAACAGTCGCCTGA
- a CDS encoding cytochrome P450: MTFDPSDPAIVADPYPAFAELRARAQVHWHDGLGMAVAVSHAACSTVLRERSLGRLWTDAAPAEAFTAFNLVHRNSLLENEPPTHTRLRRLISTAFARGHTERLRPWVEDLADRMVTDLVAHIDADGSADLLTHVAAPLPIEVIGELLGVPTADRRLLGPWSNAIVKMYEYGLTDEQTRAAETAAQEFVDYLRALADERARHPGDDLVSDLVSVRDGSDRLSQDELVATAILLLMAGHEATVNVIGNGMYALLTHREQWDRVVADPGLVSTAVDEMIRFDAPLQLFERTATERVEVAGYVLEPGQKIAALLGAAARDPAVFASPDRFDVGRSPNPHLGFGAGIHYCVGAPLAKVEIAAALGALTRRIPDLRLSGEVVRRPEFVIRGLRALPVGR, from the coding sequence ATGACGTTCGACCCGAGCGACCCCGCCATCGTCGCCGACCCGTACCCGGCCTTCGCCGAACTGCGCGCGCGGGCGCAGGTGCACTGGCACGACGGCCTCGGCATGGCGGTCGCGGTATCGCACGCGGCGTGCTCGACCGTCCTGCGCGAACGGTCACTCGGTCGACTGTGGACGGACGCGGCACCGGCCGAGGCGTTCACCGCGTTCAACCTGGTGCACCGGAATTCGTTGCTGGAGAACGAACCCCCGACGCACACCCGGTTGCGCCGGCTCATCTCGACAGCCTTCGCCCGTGGTCACACCGAGCGCCTGCGGCCGTGGGTCGAGGACCTCGCCGACCGCATGGTGACCGACCTGGTGGCCCATATCGACGCCGACGGGTCCGCAGACCTGCTCACGCACGTGGCCGCGCCACTGCCGATCGAGGTCATCGGCGAACTGCTCGGGGTCCCCACGGCCGACCGCCGACTGCTGGGGCCGTGGTCGAACGCGATCGTGAAGATGTACGAGTACGGGCTCACCGACGAGCAGACCCGGGCGGCGGAGACGGCGGCCCAGGAATTCGTCGACTACCTGCGCGCGCTGGCCGACGAACGAGCCCGACACCCCGGCGACGACCTGGTCAGCGACCTCGTGTCGGTTCGCGACGGGAGTGACCGGCTCAGCCAGGACGAACTGGTGGCGACCGCGATCCTGCTGCTGATGGCGGGGCATGAGGCGACGGTCAACGTGATCGGCAATGGGATGTACGCGCTGCTCACTCACCGAGAGCAGTGGGATCGGGTCGTCGCCGATCCTGGGCTGGTGTCCACGGCAGTCGACGAGATGATCCGGTTCGACGCGCCCCTGCAGCTCTTTGAGCGGACTGCCACTGAACGGGTCGAGGTCGCTGGGTACGTGCTCGAGCCTGGGCAGAAGATCGCCGCGCTGTTGGGGGCCGCCGCGCGTGATCCCGCGGTGTTCGCTTCTCCGGACAGGTTCGACGTCGGGCGGTCGCCCAATCCGCACCTGGGGTTTGGGGCCGGAATCCACTATTGCGTCGGCGCTCCACTGGCGAAGGTGGAGATCGCCGCCGCGCTGGGGGCTTTGACCCGGCGGATTCCGGACCTGAGGCTGAGCGGCGAGGTGGTCCGGCGACCCGAGTTCGTCATCAGGGGCCTCCGCGCACTGCCGGTCGGGCGCTAG
- a CDS encoding AAA family ATPase encodes MRPPGRPLVGRDELLVLLEACLAAGDSLVLDGPRGIGKSALLDALGAAARARGELVLRASGAEAERWMGYQGLADLLGQVPDEHFAALTSQHRLALRAVRRGKRSGGDGRARVVRRLAWHALLTHCAARTPVLLIIDDAHWLDAATADVFAYAARRLDGLAVRVVLADRGSEAGHRPHALAPPPVTEATVPPLTAADLAELLDPHGLSARATMKIHADSAGNPYLALALAACSDGREVPRLRALTQDKLLGLSDQVRETLLVCALAARPSMRLLLRAGRDEAEADIAAAAEAGLLVSDGVNLRFTPPDAATVVAQSIPAARRSQLHLDLAEVATSAAEAERHRALACADPDEEVARSLVAAAEAAVRGGARALGAELYLLAADRTPPALESLRIDWLVAAAEVGATAGVPEIVHHAVETVLGAETEPAQRFRARIALMYLAGQGVALLEETVAAAFADAEGDPAAMAFIQLWRSWASMVAGSPRAADDDAALAVEHARAAGAAGTEAMAHAVRAQARNLLGHKDYATFLDRGLALAVPAADGYRHLGPRFTAARFAILDDRLDEAREDLLRMLALVERGAAEEHVAVLCGLAEVAAKLGRCRESLDFANRAMRISGEAGLSPGPAWCAGAIAELAGGNLIRARSYAERGIVACRQEVDTLYELRLLHLLAQVDLRCGEIAGGVGALRRIQEFERAHGWDDPTTLRRHGDMVAGLIALGEPEEADELISSVRRVIAARPHGPGMAATLDRAEAAVCAAKGDYPTAMRLLTSAKTTFAVVRQPIEHGHCLLVEAKVERRRRHYTAARVAAEAALELFTAAGAQPWIEESRALIVRLAEIGDTGGALTASEARIAAMAGEGATNQEIADQLFLSRKTVEATLTRIYRKLGIRSRAQLIRHIHVH; translated from the coding sequence GTGAGACCGCCCGGCCGACCGCTGGTCGGCCGGGACGAGCTGTTGGTGCTCCTCGAAGCGTGTCTCGCCGCCGGTGACAGCCTGGTGCTCGACGGGCCGCGCGGCATCGGCAAGTCCGCGCTGCTCGACGCGCTCGGCGCCGCGGCCCGCGCGCGGGGGGAGCTGGTGCTGCGCGCTTCGGGTGCGGAGGCGGAGCGCTGGATGGGCTACCAAGGCCTGGCCGATCTGCTCGGGCAAGTGCCCGATGAGCATTTCGCCGCCCTGACCAGCCAACATCGACTCGCGCTGCGGGCGGTGCGGCGGGGGAAGCGGTCCGGCGGCGACGGCCGGGCCCGGGTGGTCCGGCGGCTCGCCTGGCACGCGCTGCTCACCCACTGCGCCGCGCGGACCCCGGTGCTGCTGATCATCGACGACGCGCACTGGCTCGACGCGGCCACCGCCGACGTCTTCGCCTATGCGGCCCGCAGGCTCGACGGACTCGCGGTGCGGGTCGTCCTCGCGGACCGCGGATCCGAGGCGGGCCACCGGCCGCACGCGCTCGCCCCGCCCCCGGTCACCGAGGCGACGGTGCCACCGCTGACCGCCGCCGACCTCGCCGAACTGCTCGACCCGCACGGCCTGTCCGCCCGCGCCACCATGAAGATCCACGCGGACTCGGCGGGCAATCCGTACCTCGCGCTGGCGCTGGCCGCCTGCTCCGACGGCCGCGAAGTACCGCGGCTGCGGGCCTTGACTCAGGACAAGCTGCTCGGTCTGTCCGACCAGGTCCGCGAGACGCTCCTGGTGTGCGCCTTGGCCGCGCGCCCGTCGATGCGGCTGCTGCTCCGGGCGGGCCGCGACGAAGCCGAAGCCGACATCGCCGCCGCGGCCGAAGCGGGGCTGCTGGTGTCCGACGGGGTGAACCTCCGGTTCACCCCGCCCGACGCGGCGACCGTGGTGGCGCAGAGCATTCCGGCCGCGCGCCGCTCCCAGCTTCACCTCGACCTCGCCGAGGTGGCCACCTCCGCCGCCGAAGCCGAGCGGCACCGCGCGCTGGCTTGCGCCGACCCCGACGAAGAAGTCGCCCGGTCACTGGTCGCCGCGGCCGAGGCGGCAGTGCGGGGCGGGGCCCGTGCCCTGGGCGCCGAGCTGTACCTGCTCGCCGCCGACCGCACCCCGCCCGCACTGGAGAGCCTGCGGATCGACTGGCTGGTCGCCGCGGCCGAGGTCGGCGCCACGGCCGGTGTGCCGGAGATCGTGCACCACGCCGTCGAGACCGTGCTCGGCGCGGAAACCGAGCCCGCGCAACGGTTTCGCGCGCGGATCGCGCTGATGTACCTGGCCGGTCAGGGGGTGGCGCTGCTGGAGGAGACCGTCGCCGCCGCGTTCGCCGACGCCGAGGGCGACCCGGCGGCCATGGCCTTCATCCAGCTCTGGCGTTCGTGGGCGTCGATGGTCGCCGGGTCGCCCCGCGCGGCCGACGATGACGCCGCCCTCGCCGTCGAGCACGCGCGGGCCGCGGGCGCGGCGGGCACCGAGGCGATGGCGCACGCGGTGCGCGCCCAGGCGCGGAACCTGTTGGGGCACAAGGATTACGCGACCTTCCTCGACCGCGGCCTGGCGTTGGCCGTGCCCGCCGCCGACGGGTACCGGCACCTGGGGCCGCGCTTCACCGCCGCCCGGTTCGCCATCCTCGACGACCGGCTCGACGAGGCCCGCGAGGACCTGCTGCGGATGTTGGCGCTGGTGGAGCGCGGTGCCGCCGAGGAACACGTCGCGGTGCTGTGCGGGCTCGCCGAGGTCGCCGCCAAACTCGGCCGCTGCCGGGAATCCCTCGACTTCGCGAATCGCGCGATGCGCATCAGCGGTGAAGCGGGACTGAGTCCGGGCCCCGCGTGGTGCGCGGGCGCGATAGCCGAACTGGCGGGTGGAAATCTCATTCGCGCGCGGTCTTACGCCGAACGCGGAATCGTGGCGTGTCGGCAGGAAGTCGACACGCTCTATGAGCTCAGACTTTTACACCTTTTGGCCCAGGTCGATTTGCGGTGCGGCGAAATCGCGGGCGGAGTGGGCGCTCTCCGGCGTATCCAGGAATTCGAACGCGCGCACGGCTGGGACGATCCGACGACGCTGCGCAGGCACGGCGACATGGTGGCCGGGCTGATCGCCCTGGGCGAGCCCGAGGAAGCCGATGAGCTGATCTCGTCGGTGCGCCGGGTGATCGCCGCGCGCCCACACGGTCCCGGGATGGCGGCGACCCTCGACCGGGCGGAGGCGGCGGTGTGCGCGGCCAAGGGCGACTACCCGACCGCGATGCGCCTGCTGACCAGTGCGAAAACAACGTTCGCCGTGGTGCGGCAGCCGATCGAGCACGGCCACTGCCTGCTCGTGGAGGCCAAGGTCGAGCGCAGGCGCAGGCACTACACGGCCGCGCGCGTCGCCGCCGAGGCCGCGCTGGAGCTGTTCACCGCGGCGGGCGCCCAACCGTGGATCGAGGAGTCGCGCGCCCTGATCGTCCGGCTCGCCGAGATCGGCGACACCGGCGGCGCGCTCACCGCGTCCGAGGCGCGGATCGCGGCGATGGCGGGCGAGGGCGCGACAAACCAGGAGATCGCCGACCAGCTCTTTCTAAGTCGTAAAACGGTGGAAGCGACACTCACGCGCATCTACCGAAAACTGGGAATTCGGTCCCGGGCCCAGCTGATCAGGCATATCCACGTTCACTGA
- a CDS encoding glycerophosphodiester phosphodiesterase, whose amino-acid sequence MQLVAHRGASALRPEHTLAAFELALEQGADALECDVRLTSDGHLVCVHDRTVNRTTGTTGVVSELTLAQLSELDFGGERGVVTLRTLVELALDHKAGLFIETKHPVRFAGRVETELVALLDEHGLAEQPTKDDSPVVVMSFSTRAVRRVRALAPSVPTVLLIDRMWPWLRAGAQPAFADYTGPGLSLLRADPGYVARAAAAGHGTYVWTVDDPEDIRFCRDIGVRWLATNDPAAARTALA is encoded by the coding sequence GTGCAGCTAGTGGCTCACCGGGGCGCGTCGGCCCTCCGGCCCGAACACACCCTCGCCGCGTTCGAACTCGCCCTGGAACAGGGGGCGGACGCGCTGGAGTGCGATGTCCGGCTCACCAGCGACGGGCACCTGGTCTGCGTGCACGACCGGACCGTGAACCGCACGACCGGCACCACTGGCGTCGTCAGCGAACTCACCCTCGCGCAGCTGTCCGAACTCGACTTCGGCGGCGAGCGCGGTGTCGTCACCCTGCGCACGCTGGTCGAGTTGGCTCTCGACCACAAAGCGGGCCTGTTCATCGAGACCAAGCACCCGGTGCGGTTCGCGGGCCGGGTCGAGACGGAACTCGTGGCCCTCCTCGACGAGCACGGGCTGGCCGAGCAGCCGACGAAGGACGACTCACCGGTGGTCGTCATGTCCTTCTCCACCCGGGCCGTCCGGCGGGTCCGGGCGCTCGCGCCGAGCGTGCCCACGGTCCTGCTGATCGATCGCATGTGGCCGTGGCTGCGGGCAGGCGCCCAGCCCGCGTTCGCCGACTACACCGGCCCCGGCCTGTCCCTGCTCCGCGCCGACCCCGGCTACGTCGCGCGCGCCGCCGCGGCCGGTCACGGCACGTACGTCTGGACCGTGGACGACCCCGAGGACATCCGCTTCTGCCGCGACATCGGTGTGCGGTGGTTGGCCACCAACGACCCGGCCGCCGCCCGCACCGCCCTGGCCTGA
- a CDS encoding SigE family RNA polymerase sigma factor produces the protein MPGLLRYGHALTGNPHDAADLVQGVLEKIGSRWGVVVRKTGDPLAYTRRAMANAHVSRWRRSRRESLVSDIPDTAVTRERYAFEDEPLWHALRDLPPRQRAVVVLRYYEGLSEIEIAQTLGVSQGTVKSQASKAMATLRTKLAATVEGRYQS, from the coding sequence ATGCCGGGACTTCTCCGGTACGGGCACGCGCTGACCGGCAATCCGCACGATGCGGCGGATCTTGTCCAGGGTGTCCTGGAGAAGATCGGCTCTCGGTGGGGCGTGGTGGTGCGCAAGACGGGGGATCCGCTGGCCTACACCCGGCGGGCGATGGCGAACGCGCACGTCAGCCGCTGGCGGCGGTCGAGGCGCGAGAGCCTGGTGTCCGACATCCCCGACACGGCAGTCACCCGCGAGCGTTATGCGTTCGAGGATGAGCCGCTTTGGCACGCGTTGCGTGACCTCCCACCACGTCAGCGCGCGGTGGTCGTGCTGCGGTATTACGAAGGACTGTCCGAGATCGAGATCGCCCAGACCCTCGGCGTCAGCCAGGGCACGGTGAAGAGCCAGGCCAGCAAGGCGATGGCCACGCTGCGCACGAAACTCGCCGCGACAGTCGAAGGCAGGTACCAGTCGTGA
- a CDS encoding DUF5926 family protein has translation MSRRTAVKNTRKVKAEDSSGINPRQPCPCGSGKRYKACHGLAGGVVDVPVARPFEGLAGETELIALREFVPSGTAKLTLKDGGREVTLATVLPMAAAALVRADDVAFVGLQVQTRSNDISRDLARALRWVLDAKPGDVLPVVGPETEAVEDRERLQDLIDPEAAFEPEVHSDFTWWMPEGTEPTSEVALSLERANSAILPTERIGPSAYWVDAGEKAHLRWVRPEPEEQLLAAMARLAARGELTLGEGSRYAGSFRAHGLLVPVWDLDRELHAREWVTGAEELGKRLDTALASLDAEPLTVPERRSRDGLLGRQITIR, from the coding sequence ATGTCCAGGCGTACCGCGGTGAAGAACACCCGCAAGGTCAAGGCAGAGGACTCATCGGGCATCAACCCGCGCCAGCCCTGCCCGTGCGGTTCGGGCAAGCGCTACAAGGCCTGTCACGGGCTGGCGGGCGGCGTCGTCGACGTCCCGGTCGCCCGGCCGTTCGAGGGACTGGCGGGCGAGACCGAGCTGATCGCGCTGCGCGAGTTCGTCCCGTCCGGCACCGCGAAGCTGACGCTCAAGGACGGCGGCCGCGAGGTCACCCTGGCGACCGTGCTGCCGATGGCGGCCGCCGCGCTGGTCCGCGCCGACGACGTCGCGTTCGTCGGGCTGCAGGTGCAGACCCGGTCCAACGACATCAGCCGCGACCTGGCCCGCGCCCTGCGCTGGGTGCTCGACGCCAAGCCGGGTGACGTGCTGCCCGTCGTCGGCCCCGAGACCGAGGCCGTCGAGGACCGCGAGCGGCTGCAGGACCTGATCGACCCGGAGGCGGCGTTCGAGCCGGAGGTGCACTCCGACTTCACCTGGTGGATGCCCGAGGGCACCGAGCCCACCAGTGAGGTGGCGCTGTCGCTGGAGCGCGCCAACAGCGCGATCCTGCCGACCGAGCGCATCGGCCCGTCGGCCTACTGGGTCGACGCGGGGGAGAAGGCGCACCTGCGCTGGGTCCGTCCCGAGCCGGAGGAGCAGCTGCTCGCCGCCATGGCCCGCCTCGCCGCGCGCGGCGAACTCACCTTGGGTGAGGGGTCGCGCTACGCCGGGTCGTTCCGCGCGCACGGCCTGCTCGTCCCGGTGTGGGACCTCGACCGCGAGCTGCACGCCCGCGAGTGGGTCACGGGCGCGGAGGAACTGGGCAAGCGCCTCGACACCGCGCTCGCGTCCCTCGACGCCGAGCCCCTGACCGTTCCGGAGCGCCGCTCCCGCGACGGCCTGCTCGGCAGGCAGATCACGATCCGTTGA
- a CDS encoding DUF952 domain-containing protein — MILHITPRDSWPAAEITAASLESEGFMHCSDPGTVHLPANRLFAGRTDLVLLEIDPALVGVPVRWEPGVPAIENGPWFPHVYGPIPAKAVVAVHDFVPGPTGEFELPEPLAKR, encoded by the coding sequence TTGATCCTGCACATCACCCCTCGCGACTCCTGGCCCGCCGCCGAGATCACGGCGGCGAGCCTGGAGTCCGAGGGGTTCATGCACTGTTCCGACCCGGGCACGGTGCACCTGCCCGCGAACCGGCTCTTCGCCGGTCGGACCGACTTGGTGCTCCTGGAGATCGACCCGGCGCTGGTCGGTGTGCCGGTGCGGTGGGAGCCCGGTGTGCCCGCGATCGAGAACGGGCCGTGGTTCCCGCATGTCTACGGCCCGATACCGGCGAAAGCCGTGGTCGCCGTGCATGACTTCGTGCCGGGGCCGACCGGTGAGTTCGAACTGCCGGAGCCACTCGCCAAGCGGTAG
- a CDS encoding M28 family peptidase, giving the protein MRRSMSTALLAAVVAAGALVVSLPAGAAPPPQSLAQQAQAAAVSAADAHVAANRARFHATNDDEILQTGVTSAQNGLNYIAYERKHRGLPVVGGDFVVVTNAGANVVSSSVAQDRPLNVAAAPRITVDAARATAKRHLPRVESEKDARLVVLAWGTPKLAWEIVLSGHTATDPSVLHVFVDALNGYVIDEYDEVKAGDGHGHHYGNVTIDTSGSGSSYSMTDPNRPGITCKPYQGSTYTGPDNSWGNGGATDGESACVDVMYGVQKQWGMLSEWLGRNGIDGSGRGFQAEVKLGAVNAYWTGSGTQFGNNSANTKQLTVMDVVGHEYGHGIFQNTPGGSGSGNEMGGLNESTGDIFGAMLEQYVNHPNDTPDYLVGELINLSGNGPIRNMYDPSQKNHPNCYSSSIPNTGVHAAAGPQNHWFYLLAEGSAPAGKPASPICSGGPASVTGIGIQNAGKIFYNGLLAKTSSWTHAKARVATLNAAKNLWPNDCTNFNATKAAWLAVSVPAQTGEPTCTGTPSNDFSISASPTSGTIPAGGGSVTSTIGTATTSGTAQTVNFSASGLPSGVTAAFSPTSVTSGSSSTLTLTSTSAAAAGTYNVTITGAGAVSRTATFALTIGSGDPGGTCSGTNDTDVNIPDNTTVESSITISGCSGNASASSTVPVDITHTWRGDLVVDLVAPDGTAYRLKNSSSNDSADDVKQTFTVNLSSETANGTWKLRAQDIASQDTGRINTWSLTLGTGTPTNEFSMAVSPTSGSVAAGASATTTVSTTTTSGSAQDVSLVASGLPSGVTASFSPQTVTSGNSSTLTLATTAAAAPGTYPITITGTGSVTKTASYSLTVTGTTPTPGIPDIDIAKVEAHLTQFQQIATNNGGNRRSTSAGYRASVAYVKGKLEAAGYTVTEQTCTSGCTSGSGNNLIAEWPKGDANTVYMFGAHLDSVSAGAGINDNGSGSAALLETALVLAEKNPTMTNRVRFGWWTDEEQGLNGSEFYVNNLGSTEKAKIKAYYNFDMIASKNGGYFINNLNSTASAPMKAYYDSLNLQPEENTEGQGRSDDYSFQQGGIPTSGYAMGASARKTSAQATKWGGTSGAAYDACYHQSCDTTSNISNTHLNRAADGIAYTLWKQAVSGTTTPPPPGCTGSNTTPVTIADNTTVESSIVISGCSSTPSATATVPVDITHTWRGDVVIDLVAPDGTTFRLKNSSSNDSADDVKQTFTVNLSGETANGTWKLRVQDIATNDTGRINNWSLNL; this is encoded by the coding sequence GTGAGACGAAGCATGTCGACAGCACTCCTGGCGGCCGTGGTGGCCGCCGGGGCGCTCGTCGTATCCCTGCCCGCGGGGGCCGCCCCGCCGCCGCAGAGCCTGGCACAGCAGGCGCAGGCCGCCGCCGTGTCCGCGGCCGACGCGCATGTCGCGGCCAACCGCGCGCGGTTCCACGCCACCAACGACGACGAGATCCTCCAGACCGGTGTGACGAGCGCCCAGAACGGCCTCAACTACATCGCCTACGAGCGCAAGCACCGCGGCCTCCCGGTCGTCGGCGGCGACTTCGTCGTCGTCACCAACGCCGGCGCGAACGTCGTCAGCTCCAGCGTCGCGCAGGACCGCCCGCTCAACGTCGCCGCCGCTCCGCGGATCACCGTGGACGCCGCGCGCGCGACCGCCAAGCGGCACCTTCCGCGGGTCGAGAGCGAGAAGGACGCGCGCCTGGTCGTGCTGGCCTGGGGCACGCCGAAGCTGGCGTGGGAGATCGTGCTGAGCGGCCACACCGCCACCGACCCGAGCGTCCTGCACGTGTTCGTCGACGCCCTCAACGGCTACGTCATCGACGAGTACGACGAGGTCAAGGCGGGCGACGGCCACGGCCACCACTACGGCAACGTCACCATCGACACCTCCGGCTCCGGCTCCTCGTACTCGATGACCGACCCCAACCGGCCGGGCATCACCTGCAAGCCGTACCAGGGCTCCACGTACACCGGCCCCGACAACAGCTGGGGCAACGGCGGCGCCACCGACGGCGAGAGCGCCTGCGTCGACGTCATGTACGGCGTGCAGAAGCAGTGGGGAATGCTCTCGGAGTGGCTGGGCCGCAACGGCATCGACGGCTCGGGCCGCGGCTTCCAGGCCGAGGTCAAGCTGGGCGCGGTCAACGCGTACTGGACCGGCAGCGGCACCCAGTTCGGCAACAACAGCGCGAACACCAAGCAGCTGACCGTCATGGACGTCGTGGGCCACGAGTACGGCCACGGCATCTTCCAGAACACCCCCGGTGGATCCGGTTCGGGCAACGAGATGGGTGGCCTCAACGAGTCCACCGGCGACATCTTCGGCGCGATGCTGGAGCAGTACGTCAACCACCCGAACGACACCCCGGACTACCTGGTCGGTGAGCTGATCAACCTCAGCGGCAACGGCCCGATCCGCAACATGTACGACCCGTCGCAGAAGAACCACCCGAACTGCTACTCGTCGTCGATCCCCAACACCGGGGTGCACGCCGCGGCCGGTCCGCAGAACCACTGGTTCTACCTGCTGGCCGAGGGTTCCGCCCCGGCGGGCAAGCCGGCCAGCCCGATCTGCTCCGGCGGCCCGGCCTCGGTCACCGGCATCGGCATCCAGAACGCGGGCAAGATCTTCTACAACGGTCTGCTCGCGAAGACCTCGTCGTGGACCCACGCCAAGGCCCGCGTCGCGACGCTGAACGCCGCGAAGAACCTGTGGCCGAACGACTGCACCAACTTCAACGCGACCAAGGCCGCGTGGCTGGCGGTCTCGGTTCCGGCGCAGACCGGGGAGCCGACTTGCACGGGCACCCCGAGCAACGACTTCTCGATCAGCGCCTCGCCCACCTCGGGCACCATCCCGGCCGGCGGCGGCTCGGTGACCAGCACGATCGGCACCGCCACCACCTCGGGCACGGCGCAGACGGTCAACTTCTCCGCCTCGGGCCTGCCTTCCGGTGTGACCGCGGCGTTCAGCCCGACGTCGGTCACCTCCGGCTCCTCGTCGACGCTGACGTTGACCTCGACCTCGGCCGCGGCGGCGGGCACGTACAACGTGACCATCACCGGCGCGGGCGCGGTGAGTCGGACGGCGACGTTCGCGCTGACCATCGGCTCGGGCGACCCGGGCGGCACCTGCTCGGGCACGAACGACACCGATGTCAACATCCCGGACAACACCACGGTGGAAAGCTCCATCACCATTTCCGGCTGCTCGGGCAACGCCTCGGCGTCGAGCACGGTCCCCGTGGACATCACGCACACCTGGCGCGGTGACCTGGTCGTCGACCTCGTCGCCCCGGACGGCACGGCCTACCGGCTGAAGAACTCCAGCTCGAACGACAGCGCCGACGACGTGAAGCAGACCTTCACCGTCAACCTGTCGAGCGAGACGGCGAACGGAACCTGGAAGCTGCGGGCGCAGGACATCGCGTCGCAGGACACCGGCCGGATCAACACGTGGTCGCTGACCCTGGGCACCGGCACGCCGACCAACGAGTTCTCCATGGCGGTCTCGCCCACCTCGGGCAGCGTGGCGGCGGGCGCTTCGGCGACCACCACGGTCTCCACGACCACCACCAGCGGCAGCGCGCAGGACGTCTCGCTCGTCGCGTCGGGCCTGCCGTCCGGTGTGACCGCGAGCTTCAGCCCGCAGACGGTCACCTCGGGCAACTCGTCCACCCTCACGCTGGCCACCACGGCCGCCGCGGCGCCGGGCACCTACCCGATCACCATCACCGGCACGGGCTCGGTCACCAAGACCGCGTCGTACTCGCTGACGGTCACGGGCACCACGCCGACGCCGGGTATCCCCGACATCGACATCGCGAAGGTCGAGGCGCACCTCACCCAGTTCCAGCAGATCGCCACCAACAACGGCGGCAACCGCCGCTCGACCAGTGCGGGCTACCGCGCTTCGGTGGCGTACGTGAAGGGCAAGCTGGAGGCGGCCGGCTACACGGTCACCGAGCAGACCTGCACCTCGGGCTGCACCAGCGGCTCGGGCAACAACCTGATCGCCGAATGGCCGAAGGGCGACGCGAACACCGTCTACATGTTCGGCGCGCACCTCGACAGCGTCTCGGCGGGCGCGGGCATCAACGACAACGGCTCGGGCTCGGCGGCGCTGCTGGAGACCGCTCTCGTGCTGGCGGAGAAGAACCCGACCATGACCAACCGGGTCCGCTTCGGTTGGTGGACCGACGAAGAGCAGGGCCTCAACGGCTCGGAGTTCTACGTCAACAACCTCGGGTCGACGGAGAAGGCGAAGATCAAGGCCTACTACAACTTCGACATGATCGCGTCGAAGAACGGTGGCTACTTCATCAACAACCTGAACTCCACCGCGTCCGCCCCGATGAAGGCGTACTACGACTCGCTCAACCTGCAGCCGGAGGAGAACACCGAAGGCCAGGGCCGCTCGGACGACTACTCGTTCCAGCAGGGCGGAATCCCCACCTCGGGCTACGCCATGGGCGCCAGCGCACGGAAGACGTCGGCGCAGGCCACCAAGTGGGGCGGCACCTCGGGTGCGGCGTACGACGCTTGCTACCACCAGTCATGCGACACCACGAGCAACATCAGCAACACGCACCTGAACCGTGCGGCTGACGGCATCGCGTACACCCTGTGGAAGCAGGCCGTCAGCGGCACCACCACCCCGCCGCCCCCGGGCTGCACCGGCAGCAACACCACGCCGGTGACCATCGCGGACAACACCACGGTGGAAAGCTCGATCGTCATCTCCGGCTGCTCGTCGACCCCGTCGGCGACGGCAACGGTGCCGGTCGACATCACGCACACGTGGCGTGGTGACGTGGTGATCGACCTGGTCGCCCCGGATGGCACCACTTTCCGGTTGAAGAACTCCAGCTCGAACGACAGCGCCGACGACGTGAAGCAGACCTTCACCGTCAACCTGTCGGGCGAAACGGCGAACGGCACCTGGAAACTGCGCGTGCAGGACATCGCGACCAATGACACCGGTCGCATCAACAACTGGTCGCTGAACCTCTAG